In [Mycobacterium] stephanolepidis, the genomic window CCACGAAGAAGCTGCGCATCAACTGTTCGAAATTTGACTGAAGGTTGCGGTGCGACAGCACGACGCCGGTGGGTGTTCGGGTAGAACCCGAGCTGTACTGCAGGTACGCGATGTCCGGTACGTCGGCCGGTGCGATGCTCGGCCCGCCGTCGACGTCGAGCCGCAGTGCGTCGATCTCGATGATCTTGGGGGCGATCTCAAGGCGCGACTGGTCGACATAGTCGCCCACATCCGAGGAAACCGCCGAGGTAGTGAGCACCACCGAGGGCGAGGTGTCATCGAAGACGGCGCTCACCCGGTCAAGGCTCGAACCGCGGTGCGGCAGCGGGAGCGGCACGGCGATCAGGCCGGCCTGCATGGAACCCAGGAAGGCCAGGATGTACTCAAGGCCTTGCGGAGCCAGGATCAGCGCCCTGTCGCCGACCGCCGCGTGCTGGCTGAGTTCGCGAGCCGTGTTGAAGGTGCGACGCGACAACTGTGACCAGGTGAGGCTCTCGGCGACACCGGTCGGGCTGTGGCTGTAGTCGGTGAAGGTGAATGCGATGTCATCCGGGCGCAGGCTCGCCCGGCCGTGCAGCATCGACAGGATGGATGACTGGGTTGAAGGTGTCATGGTGTCACGTCCGTACTAATTGGGAGGGGCTGAGCGTGTGCCGTTGCCCAGCACGGCCAGAGCGCCGCTGGTGATCTGTGAAAGCGGATCGGCACCGCCGCCGAATGTCGCTTGCGAGGCCGGAGCCGTGACCTTGGCGGGGTCAAAACCGCGCACCGGGTCCACTGCGATCGGCGCCGTCGCCGGGTCATCGTTACGGGAGTAACCCGCATCCACTCGAGGCTGCAGTATTGCGTCGAGCCTGTTCAGCGTCTCCTCGGGAACGCCGAGGTATTTGAAACCCAGCACCAGGGGAAGGTGCTGTTCGGGGATGAAGTACGTCGTCGTCGTTCCTCCCCGGGAGTTGACTTCCGTCCGGATGTTCTGCGGCGGAACCATTTTCGGATTGGTGAAGGCAATCGCCGTATGGCCGGTGGCCAGACCCGCGATGGCATTGGCAACCGCAAACAGGTTGTCCGGTCGGTCCGGCCAGTCCGCGATGCTGTCGTACGCGGAGATGAATTGGTCGGTGTGGTACTGGCTTTCGACCGGAGCCGGCACGGTGTAGTCCATGAACGGCACCACCGATCCGGGTGCGAAGTTCTGCGTCAGGAAGCTCTCACCGAACGGGTGCCGCGCGACCGGATCGCCGAACGTCGCGAACGTCAGTGAGTCCGGCGCCGGCGCGGTCGGATCGCTTGCCAGCGCTGATTTGACGGCGTTGAGGACGAGTGCCCCTTCGGAGAGCCCCATCGCGGTGCCAGGACCGCCGGCGCGAATGGCGTTTTCGAGGTTGGGTTCCCCGACGTCGATCGACTCGCCGATGCTGGGGCCGTCCAGACCAAGGCCGGGCATGATCTTTTCCCCGACCGGGCCGATGCCGGGGAACAGACGCTCCAGGGTGTGCCCCTGGACCTGCCCAGCGGGGTACCAGATGTTTTCCCGCTTCATACCCGGGAACCAGTCCTTACCGGTCATCCGGATGTACTCGTCATAGGGGATGCCGAGCACGTGCGCACCGCCCAGGGCATATGCGGTCCGATCCGGCGATACCGGCGCGGCCATCGCAGTCCCGTCTGCCGCGATTCGGGGGATAGGCGGTCCGGGCACCTGTGGGTCATCGGCGACAGCGGACGGGATGCCAAAACAGCCTGTCATGCTGGCGACTACCAGCAGGGCCGCTCCTGCGAGGAGGTCTTTCATCCGTGCTCCTGACCGCTCGGCTTCATTTTCAGTGTCACATACATTTCTGGTGCTAGCCCGCCTGCGTCGCGGGTGCTGCGGGTGGCGGTGACGTCACCGACGGTCTCTGGCGCTTGCTGACCTGTGACGGCCACCAGTTGGCCCATCCCACCAGTGCCGCGATGGCGGGCACGGTGATGGTTCGGACGACGAAGGTGTCCAGCAGAATTCCCACGCCGATCACGAAGCCGCCCTGGACCACGATTCCAATGCTAGAGAACAGCAGGCCACCGACCGACGCAGCGAAGATCAGCCCGGCCGCGGTGATCACGCCACCTGTGGAATTCAGGGCGCGGATGATTCCGTAGCGCACACTGTTGGTCGACTCGTCCCGCATTCGTGACACGAAGAGCATGTTGTAGTCGGCGCCCACCGCGACCAGCACAACGAAGGCCAAAGGCGGCACGGTCCAATGCAACTGCTGGCCGAGCAGGAATTGGAACGTGAGGACCCCGATGCCGATGGCCGCGAAATAGGACAGCACCACCGACCCGACGAGGTACAGGGGTGCGACGATCGCCCGCAGCAACACCATCAGTGTCAGCAGCACGACGATGAGTGTCGCCGCGATGATGAACTGGATGTCGTGCTGGTAGTAGTCGCGCGTATCGCGCAAGGCAGTCGGAAACCCGCCCATCGATATCGTGGCGTCGGCCAGTGTGGTGTTGGGCTGGGCGCCCTTGGCGACATCGCTGATCTGGTTGACCTGATCCATCGCCTCGGGGCTGAACGGGTTGAGCTTGGTCTGAACGAGGTACCGCACGGAATGGCCGTCCGGTGAGATGAACGCCTTGGCCGCCCTTTGGAAGTCCGGATTGTTCAGCACTTCGGCGGGAATGTTGAATCCCGCTTGCGCCGGGTCCGCGGCGTTGGTCTTCATCGTCAGCAGGAAGGCCGATGCCTGGTTGAGTCCGTTGACGATCACCTTGATCTGCCCGACGAGCTGATCCACACCGCCGGCCACCTGCTGGCTGCCGCCGGCCAGGCGGTCGGCGCCCTGCCGCAGCTGGTTGAGTCCGGCTTGCGGACCGCCGGGCTTGTCCAGGCCCATGGCCTGCAGCCCGTTCATGACGCTCATGAGCGAGGCGTTGAGCTTGGTCACCGTCGCGGAAAGTGTTGCCTTGTTGCCCGGTGAATTCCCGAGCTGATGGGCGAGCTGATTGATTTCGTCGAGGCGTCCGCTGTTGCGTTCGCCGACGAGTCGCTCGAACTGGCCGCGGGTGGTGGCGCAGGAGACATCGGCATCGCAGACCGGGTTGGCCTGTAATGCGTTCAACACGGGATTGATCCAGGCGAACATGTCCTTTGCGGCGGAGAATTTCCACCCCATGTCATTGGCGAGCGCGTTGATGGCGTCGACGAGCTTAGCGGCGTTGTCCACGTTCCGCACCAGTTCGTCGCCGCCCGATTTGGTCTTCAGCGAGTTGGACGCATCGAGCAGGCTCTGCAGGCCGGGGACGATCTTGTTGAGCTGGGTGCGCAGGTCGCCGAGGCTGCCGGCCAAAGTGTTGGCGCCGGCGGTGAGCCGGTTGAGGTCGCTGCTGCGCTGGCTGATCTGGTTGGAGCCGTCGGCCAGCCGGCTGCCGACGAGCCCTGCCTGATAGGTGGCCCGGAACTCGGGCGGCACCTCACCGAGTGGCCGGGTGACACCGCTGACCAGGCCGACGTCGGGCAGCTGGGCGATGCGGGACGCCATCTGTTCCAAATCGGCGAGAGCCTGTGGGGTGCGTAGGTCACGCGGCGATTGGATGAGGATGTATTCGGGGATGGACTGGCTGAGCGGGAAGTGCCGTTCCAGCGCGGTGTACCCGACCGAACTGGGCGCAGACGGCGACACGGCCTTGCGGTCGTCGTAGTTGTAGCGCGCCAGTAGCGCGCAGCTCCCCAGCAGGGCCAGCACCACCACACTGGCCACCAGATGTGGAATCGGACGACGAACGATGCGTATGCCGGACCGCCGCCAGAACTGGGCGGTGAGTTCGCGCCGTGGCCTGACCCAGCCGCGTGGTCCGGCCAGCACCAGGATTGCGGGCAGCAGGGTCATTCCGGACAGGTATGCGACACCGATTCCGATGGCCGACGACACTCCGACCGTTTGGAAGACGCCCATCTTGGCGAAGCTCAAGAGCAAGAAGGTGATACCCACCGTCGTGGCGGATGCGGTGATCACCTTTCCGATCGACATCATCGCGGCCCGGACCGCCTGGTCGTAGGTCTTACCCGCCCGCAGATAGTCGTGATAGCGACTGATGAGGAAGACCGCATAGTCGGTGCCTGCGCCGGCCAGGATCGCGCTGAGGAACACGATGGACTGGTTTGAGACGCCTGCCCCGGTCAGCTGCGAGTAGGCAGCCACCACGGACTGCGCGATTACCAGCGAGGACCCGATCGTCACCAGCGGAAGCATCATCGTCAGTGCGCTGCGATAGACCAGCAGCAGTACCGCGAGCACCAGGATGGCGATCGCGAGTTCGATCGGTAGACGGTCCTGTTGTCCTGCGACGGTGAGGTCGGCGACCGTGGCCGCCGGACCGGTGATGTGCACGGTCGTCGAACTGCCCTCGACGCTGCGCTGGATGAGGCCGGTAACCCGGTTGTAGGAGTCGAAGGCCTTGGGCGTGCCCAGCTCGCCCGCAAGGCCGATCGGCAGGATCCAGGTCTTGTTGTCCTGGCTAGTCAGAAATTTTCGCAGTTCGGGCGTGCCGATGAAGTCCTGGACCGACACGACGCTGGTCAGGTCGTGTCGGACCGCATCCACCACCTTGCGGTAGGTCGCGGTGTCCTCGGGCCCCAGTCCGTTCTCGTTGATGAACACGACCAGGAGCAGGTCGTCATTGCTCGATTCGTGAAACGCCTCGGTCATCTTCTTGGCGGCGACGCTCGACGGAGCATCGGCCGGCAAAATGGCGAGCGGATGCTTCTCCGCCATTTCGGTCAGTGAGGGGAAGGTCAGCGGCAGGGCGATGGCCAGCGCCACCCAGGCGCCTATCACCGCCCATGGCCATCGCACCACGAGATCGGCTAGCCGCCGCATATCTTCCTCACCCTCACTTTGATGTCGCTCAAGCTACGCGACGCGTCCCCAGTGACCGGTGTCCGCGACTCGCCCGCACACCGACTTCATGGCCTCCATGTAGCGCAGTGCCGACTTCTCGGCGATGGGGTTGTCGGGATGCATGATCGCCATCGCAGTCCCTTCCCCGTACCGGAATATGTAGATGGTCAACTGATAGGAGAATCGGCCGTCCGGATAGATGCCGATGTTGTCGGCAAGGCCCAGCTCGCCCGCCGCCAGGATGGCGTTGAGCGGAGCGGCGCCACCGTGGAAGAAGTTCGACACCGGAAAGTTCGGTTCCGGCCACTTCAGCCACGGCGCCAATTCCAGGACCCGGTAGTACGGCACCCGGGACATGTCCAGACTCGAATCGAAGGCGGTCTGTGCGGCGTACGCCGCCTCGTTGAAAGAGGTTGCCGCGATCGGAACGGTGATCGGGATCAGGCCGGTAAACCAGCCTTGCGTCATGAAATTGTCGCTAGCTGTACGCGAATCCCTCGGAGTCAGACCGTAATAGGTGACCGCCCCTGTGAATTCGTGCTCGACCAGACCGAGGCAGGCGAACAGACCACCGACAAACCGTGACCCGGCAGTCGAGCAGGCGGACTCGAATCGGTCCGTCTGCTCCGGGCTCATCAGCGACAGCGAGGTCATGGTGCTGGTGGTCGCCTCGGCCGGATTGCCCAGCGGAAGCGGGAACTCGGGAAACGTCCCATTGTTGTTCTCGGCAAAGTCGATCCACGCGCGCACCCCGGGCGAATCCAGGGTTAATGCCGATGTGAACTCGCGCTCGCGAGTGCAGAAGTCGTCGAAGCTGCCTGCGTCGGGAAGCGTGAGGGCCTGCCCTCCTCCGCTCAACGCGGAGTACATTCCGTTGGCTTCCATCATGGTGGTGCCGATCAACGTCGCATCACCATGTACGTGATCCATGGCAGCGAAGAACGTGAAGTGGTTCTCGCTCTGGATGATTCCAAAGGTGAAGCATCCCCATTCCAGTGGGCTCGGTATGTCGATGACGTGGTTGCGTATTTCATCGACCGTCATATGCCCTTGTGTTACAGGCTCGAACTCGATTTCGCTTGGATCGCTGATGGAGTGCCGTACGAACGTGCCGTCCTCGGCGCGCTCGAACCAGCTGCGGAAGGTGTCATGCCTACGCAGGTACGCGTTGAGGGCATGGTCCATCGCGGAGATGTCGCACTGACCCGCGACATCACAGCTGGCGATAATTTGGCGCGAGAAGTTTAGGCCAGCTTCGTTCCGTTCGTAGTAATTTCGCAGATGTTGGCTCTGCATGTAGCTGACTGGCACCAAACTCACAGGTGCTTGCCGGGCCTTCTCGGCCGCGGCCGAGGTGGCGTGCCACGAGGTGACGGAGCCGGGGCTCAACGTCCATTCATCAAGTGCGCCAACAGTTATCGTGCCTATGCGCAAAGCGCCGTCCTCTCGCTCGGCCGGCCCCGCTCCGGCATCTCTCGTCGGTGGCCCAACATACCCTCGGTTTGACCGCGCAACGCGCGGTCGGCCAAGACCCGGAAACCCCATGCGCCACATGGCATACCGGGAATAACTAGAACTTACTGTCCTAGTTACCACGAAGTTTGGGAACAACAGTGCGCACGATACTTGTTCGGCTAGAGTCGCGTTCGCACCCGCCGATGTCCAGAGTCACACTCTCGCCCGACGACGTCGAGGACCACTCTCCCCACCCGCCGACGCAAGGAGGCCACAGCATGGAATCCGCTGACCATCCGATCAATCCAGCCCCACGTTTTGCAATCATCGGATATGCAGCGCGTTTTCCCGGTGCCGCGAACGCGGACGAGTTCTGGGACGTGCTGCGTGAGGGCCGTGACGCGATATCGGACGTACCCGCCGACCGGTGGGATGCCGATGAATTCTTTGACTCTGAACCCGGAGCGCCCGGCAAGGTCGTGACCCGCCGTGCCGGCTTCGTCGATGACGTGACGGGGTTTGACGCACCGTTCTTCGGTATGTCGACACGCGAGGTCAGGCTGATGGATCCGCAGCACCGACTGTTGCTGGAGATGGCGTGGCGGGCGGTGGAGCATTCCGGAATCGCCCCAACGGATTTGGCCGAGACCAACGCCGGCGTGTTCGTGGGTTTGGCCACCCATGACTACCTGGGAATGGCATCCGATGAGCTGACTTTCCCGGAGATCGAGGCCTACATGGCCATCGGTACCTCCAACGCTGCTGCTGCGGGCCGCATCAGCTACCGGCTGGGGTTGCAGGGACCCTCGGTTGCCGTCGACACGGCGTGCAGCTCGTCGTTGGTAGCAATTCATCAAGCGTGCCAAGCGCTTCAACTCGGAGAGTGCGACCTCGCGCTGGCCGGCGGTGCGAATGTCCTGCTGACCCCTGCGACAATGATCACGTTTTCGCACGCGCACATGCTGGCGCCCGACGGCAAATGCAAGACGTTCGACGCGGCCGCAGACGGCTACGTGCGTGGTGAGGGATCTGGCGTCATCGTCATCAAGCGCCTTGAGGATGCGATCCGCGACGGTGATCGAATCCGGGCCGTGATTCGGGGCAGTGCGATTAACCAGGACGGCGCATCGGGCGGGCTGACGGTGCCCAATGGCGTTGCTCAGCAGCGTGTTATCGCCGATGCACTCAAGCGTGCCGGCATCGCGCCGAGTGACGTCGGGTATCTGGAGGCGCACGGCACTGGAACATCACTGGGCGATCCGATTGAGGCCCAGGCCGCCGGCGCGGCGTATGGCATCGGCCGCGCGGCGAACGATCCGTTGTTGATCGGCTCAGCGAAGACGAACATCGGCCATCTGGAGGCGGCCGCGGGTATCGCGGGTGTCATCAAGGTCGTGCTGTCACTCGAGAACGAATTGTTGCCGCAGCACCGTAACTTTCAGAATCCATCGCCGCATATCCCCTGGGACCGGCTCCCGGTGGAGGTCGTCAAGGAGGCCACTGCGTGGGAGCGCAACGAGCGCCCGCGTATTGCCGGAGTTAGCTCCTTCGGGTTCGCCGGGACCAACGCTCACGTCATTCTCGAAGAGGCCCCGGTAGCGGCCGAGAGTGAATCGGCCGAAGAGCCTCAGTCGACGGGGGACCGGTTCAGCATTCTGCCGCTCTCGGCACGTACACCCGCCGCGTTGGTGCAGATCGCCGATCAATACCGCAGCTGGCTGAACAGGCACCCCGAGTCCACGTTGGCGGACCTGTGCTTCACCGCCGGAGTGGGGCGCGCGCACTTGGAGCATCGCGCCGCGCTGGTGGTCAATTCCCGCGAGGCCGCGGTGGAACTGCTCGGCGCCGTCGCCGATGACCGCCCGGCACCGGGCCTGGGGCGTGGAGAATCTCATGACACGCCGAAGACCGCGTGGCTGTTTACCGGCCAGGGCAGCCAGTACCCGGGTATGGCCCGGGAGTTGTTCGAGACCGAGCCGGTGTTCGCCGAGACGCTGAAGCGTTGCGCGGCGGTGGTGGACGATGTTCTCGAAAAGCATCTGCTGGATGTCATTTTCGATGTAGACGGTCCAGATGCCGAGGAGACGCTGCGGCAGACCTCTTACGCGCAGCCCGCCTTGTTCGCGGTGGAGATGGGCTTGGCCCGGCTCTGGCAATCGTGGGGCTTCGAGCCGGATGTGGTGTTGGGTCACAGCGTTGGTCAGTACGCGGCGGCCTGCGTCGCGGGCGTGTTCAGTCTTGAGGACGGCGCTGCGTTGATGGCCGAGCGCGGCCGCTTGTTCGGCAGTCTGCCCGCCGGTGGGCGGATGGCAGCGATATTCGCCGCCGCCGAGCGGGTGGAGAGCCTGACCGACGATTTCCCCAGCCTGTCGGTTGCCGCCTACAACGGTGCCAACACCGTATTGTCCGGTCCTGCACAGGATCTGGAGAAAGCGGTGGCGGGGTTGGTCGCCGAGGGCGTTCGGTGCGACTTCCTGGAGACCAGTCATGCGTTCCACTCGGCCTTGCTTGACCCGATCCTTGACGAGTTCGAGGCATATGCCAACAAGTTCAATTACAAGACACCTCAACGGATTCTGATCGATAACCGCACGGGCACCGCGCTCGGCAGAAGCGTGAAACTAGACGGGGCGTACTGGCGTCGGCACGCACGTCAACCGGTGGAGTTCGCCAAGAGTGTGCGCACCCTTGCCGACATGAATTGCAAGGTGTTGTTCGAGATCGGCCCGCAACCGGTGCTCACTGCCGCAGCCCTTCGTGCATGGCCCGACCCGGCCACCGCGCCGCGGGCGATCGCCTCCCTGCGCCGAAACACCGCGGACCACAGGCAGATCACCGAAGCCGCTGCCGATGCGTACGTCCTGGGTCACGTGCCCGATTTCGGTGCTTTCCGCCACGGTCACGCGCGAAAGCTCGACCTACCCACCTATCCGTTCGAGCATCGCCAGTACTGGTTCAGCGATAAGCGAAACGGCGACAACCGTGACGCCACGAACCAGCAACAGCGTGCTTCCGGGCCGCGCACCGAGGCCGTCCGTCTGCTTGAGGACGGAAAGATCGAGGAACTCGCGAACCTGCTTGGCGGTGCACGTGGTGACCAACAGACTCTCGCAGTCCTGACAAAGCTTGCTGCACAACATAATCAGCAACGCACCACGCAATCCATCGCGGATGATCGCTACCAGTTCCGATGGGACAAGTCGCCCACGCCGCTAACGGGTGCGGATACCGGCACGGGTACCACCTGGCTTCTGGTGGGTGATGTGGCAGGCGCGGCCGCGCCGCTGGTCGATGCGCTCACTGCGCGTGGACAGCGGTACCGGATTCTCGGGTTGCCAACGTCCGACGCCGACGAGCAGCAGCTCGCCGATGAGTTCCGTTCCGCGGTATCAGACGATTCCGCGCTCCGCATCGTGCATGTCGCGGCTCTCGATGGGGGTGCCTCGTCGGCGCGTTCGCTGCTGCGGATACAACACCAGGTATTGGGCGGAACCCGGCGGCTCTTCCGCGCGGCCGCCGCTGCCGAACTGCGCGCACCCATCTGGCTGGTAACACGTGGTGCCCAGCGGATCACCGATGCCGACACCGTGGCGCCGGAGCAGAGTGTCCTGTGGGGATTTGGCCGTGCGGCGGCACTTGAACTTCCGCAGGTGTGGGGTGGACTCGCTGATCTGGCCGAGGCCAGTGCCGCCGAATGGTCACAGTTCATCAGCCGCGCTTCCGCGTCGAGCGATGCGTCCGCCAGGGAGGATCAGATCGCATTGCGCGATCAGTCGGTCTACGTTCCCCGGCTTGTTCGGCGGGAGAATCTGCCCAGCGGCACTCCGCTGGAAGTACGCGATAACGCGACGTACTTGGTAACCGGCGGGTTGGGCTCGATCGGACTGGAGATCGCCGGGTACCTCGCCGCGCGCGGCGCCAAGAACCTGGTGCTGACGAGTCGGCGCGAACCGAACGAGACCGCACAGCAGCGTATCGACGCACTGGGCGCGCAGCACGGCTGCGAGGTCCGGGTGGTTACCGCCGATGTCGCGGACGCACATGACGTGGCACGACTGTTGGCAGGCGTGCAGGCCGAGTTGCCGCCGTTGGTGGGCATCGTCCATGCCGCGGGAGAGATCGGCACCACCCCGCTCAGCGACCTTGACGACTCCGAAGTAGACCGTGTCTTCGCAGGCAAGGTGTGGGGTGCCTGGCATCTGAGCGAAGCGGCGGCCGACCTGAAGCTCGACTTCTTCATCAGCACCTCCTCCATCGCTTCGGTGTGGGGTGGCTTCGGTCAGACCGCCTACAGCGCGGCGAACGCCTTCCTCGATGGACTCGCCTGGCGTTTGCGTGAACAGGGCATCGCCGGGACCAGCGTCAATTTCGGTCCGTGGACGGCGGGCATGGCGGACGCGGAATCTCGTGCGCGACTCGAACAACGTGGAATCAAGACGTTGTCCCCGGCCGATGCATTGGCCGGCCTGGCCGATGTGGTGGCGGCCTCCCAATCGAACGGCGGGGCGCAGGGCGTCGTCGCCCGCATCGACTGGGCCCGTTTCCTGCCGCTCTACCAGCAGGCCGGGAGGCGAGCATTCCTGGCGGAGCTGGAGCGTGAGGTGCCTTCGCATCTGGCCGCATCGCAGGGTGTCACGCAGTCGGGCACGACGCAGTTGGTCGAACGGCTCGCGGGCGCTCCGGTGCAGCAGCGCAAGAAGCTTCTGACCGATTACCTGCGCGATGCGGTGGCCGAGGTGACGCGCGTGGATGTCTCGGAGATCCGCGAGGATGCGGGGTTCTTCGATCTCGGCATGGATTCGTTGATGGCCGTCGAACTTCGCCAACGCATGGAACAGGGTGTGGGCAAGGAGATTCCGGTCACCCTGGTGATGGATCATCCCCGCATTTCCGATGTTGCCGACTATCTGCTCGGCGAGGTGCTGGGCCTCAGCGAACAAGCCAAGCCGACGGCACAACGGGTACCGGCTGTCACGGATCGCACCGACGAGCCGATCGCGATCGTCTCGGTGTCATGCCGATTCCCCGGCGCGCCGGATCCGGAGGCCTTCTGGGAGGTGCTTTCCGGGGGCGTCGACGCGATTCGCGAGGTGCCCGAGGACCGCTTCGACATCGACGAGTTCTATGACCCGGATCCGGAGACCGCCGGCAAGACGTACACACGATTTGGCGGATTCCTGGACGGTATCGATGGATTCGATCCCGAGTTCTTCGGTATTTCCCCGCGTGAAGCCGTCTGGATCGAGCCGCAGCAGCGACTGATGCTCGAGACGGTATGGGAGGGCTTGGAACGCGCCGGATACTCGCCGGCCGCGTTGCGCGGCAGCCGAACCGGAATATTCGCAGGTGTGGGCGCGAACGAATACGCACACCTGCTGTCGTCGGAATCGATCGACAAGATCGAGCCCTACTTCATCACCGGTAACGCGCTCAACGCGATCTCCGGGCGCGTTGCCTTCGCGCTGGGATTCGAGGGGCCGGCGGTGGCAGTGGACACCGCGTGCAGCTCGGCGTTGGTGGCGGTGCACCAAGCTGTCCAGGCCTTGCACTCCGGTGACTGCGATCTAGCGGTGGCCGGTGGTGTGAACGTTCTGCTGAGCCCGGTGACAGTCATTGCCGCCTCGCGCGCCAGAATGCTTTCGCCGGTCGGACGTTGCAAGACATTCGACGCGTCTGCCGACGGCTATGTGCGCAGTGAAGGCTGCGGGATTCTTGTGCTCAAGAGATTGAGCGATGCGGAGCGCGACGGGGACCGGGTCCTGGCCGTGATTCCGGGTAGCGCGGTGAACCAGGACGGCGCATCCAGTGGACTGACCGTTCCCAACGGTGGGGCGCAGCAACGACTCATCGGAACGGTGCTCGCGCGGGCCGGTCTGGCGGGTGGGGACGTCGATTACCTCGAGGCGCACGGAACGGGCACCCCGCTGGGTGATCCGATCGAGGTTCAGGCTGCCGCCGCGGCCTACGGTGGCTCGCGCGAGGCGGACCGGCCGCTGCTGATGGGCTCGGTCAAATCCAACATCGGCCACACCGAATCGGCTTCCGGTGCAGCAGGTCTCATCAAGGTGGTGCTCTCTCTTCAAAACGGGGTGCTGCCGCAGAGTCTGCACTTCGAAAAGCCGTCGCCGCACATCCCGTGGGATTCGCTGCCAGTTCGGGTGGTGGACAAGGCCATTCCGTGGGAGCCCAACGGTCGACCACGGCGCGCCGGGGTGAGCTCGTTCGGATTCACCGGCACCAACGCCCACGTGCTCATCGAGGAGGCACCGCGACGGGCAGTGGTGACAGATGAAGGTGGCCCCGACGGCACCGCCGCTACACCAGAAGCCCAGGGCGACAAGGTGAAAGTCCTTCCGTTGTCCGCCAGGTCGCCGGAGGCGCTGGCCGCGGTGGCGCAGCGCTATGAGTCCTGGTTGAGCGCCCATCCAGAGGTCGACATCGAGGATGTGTGCCTCACGGCGGGGAGTGGCCGGTCGCACTTCGAACATCGTGCCGCTCTCGTCGTGGACTCGGTGGAGTCCGCGCGCGAGGGTCTGGCCGAGTTGGTTCAGAATCGCTTACGCCCCGGTGTAGTTCGTGGCGAGCACACGAATCACCCGACGACGGCGTGGCTGTTCACCGGACAGGGCAGTCAGTATCCCGGCATGGCGCGTGAGTTGTTTGACGCAGAGCCGGTTTTCGCCGAGACCGTCACGCGTTGCGCGGAAGCTGTCAAGGACATCGTCGAGCGCCCCTTGCTGGAGGTGATGTTCGCCACCGACCGCGAAACCGGCGGAGAAGCAGGGAAGGTGCTGCGGCACACGTCATTCGCACAGCCGGCGATCTTCGCCGTGGAGATGGGTCTAGCCCGGCTGTGGCAGTCGTGGGGCATTGAGCCCGATGTGGTGCTGGGCCATAGCGTGGGCCAGTACGCGGCCGCATGCGTCGCGGGAGTGTTCAGTCTGGAGGACGGTGCGCGACTGATCGCCGAGCGCGGCAGGCTCTTCGGCAGTCTTCCTGCGGGCGGTCGGATGGTGGCCGTCTTCAGCGACGCCAAGCATGTCGAACAGATCGCGAGTGATTTTCCACGTGTGTCTGTGGGCGCCTACAACGGACCGAACACCGTGCTCTCGGGTCCGGGCGAGGACGTGGAGCAGGCGGTCGCGCGCTTCGAGGAAGAGGGAATCCGGTGCACCTGGCTGGAGACCAGCCATGCTTTCCATTCCGAGCTGCTGGACCCGGTTCTCGACGAATTCGAGTCGTATGCAGCGCAAGTGCAGTTCGCGACGCCCACG contains:
- the pe gene encoding acyltransferase PE — translated: MKDLLAGAALLVVASMTGCFGIPSAVADDPQVPGPPIPRIAADGTAMAAPVSPDRTAYALGGAHVLGIPYDEYIRMTGKDWFPGMKRENIWYPAGQVQGHTLERLFPGIGPVGEKIMPGLGLDGPSIGESIDVGEPNLENAIRAGGPGTAMGLSEGALVLNAVKSALASDPTAPAPDSLTFATFGDPVARHPFGESFLTQNFAPGSVVPFMDYTVPAPVESQYHTDQFISAYDSIADWPDRPDNLFAVANAIAGLATGHTAIAFTNPKMVPPQNIRTEVNSRGGTTTTYFIPEQHLPLVLGFKYLGVPEETLNRLDAILQPRVDAGYSRNDDPATAPIAVDPVRGFDPAKVTAPASQATFGGGADPLSQITSGALAVLGNGTRSAPPN
- a CDS encoding MMPL/RND family transporter, whose product is MRRLADLVVRWPWAVIGAWVALAIALPLTFPSLTEMAEKHPLAILPADAPSSVAAKKMTEAFHESSNDDLLLVVFINENGLGPEDTATYRKVVDAVRHDLTSVVSVQDFIGTPELRKFLTSQDNKTWILPIGLAGELGTPKAFDSYNRVTGLIQRSVEGSSTTVHITGPAATVADLTVAGQQDRLPIELAIAILVLAVLLLVYRSALTMMLPLVTIGSSLVIAQSVVAAYSQLTGAGVSNQSIVFLSAILAGAGTDYAVFLISRYHDYLRAGKTYDQAVRAAMMSIGKVITASATTVGITFLLLSFAKMGVFQTVGVSSAIGIGVAYLSGMTLLPAILVLAGPRGWVRPRRELTAQFWRRSGIRIVRRPIPHLVASVVVLALLGSCALLARYNYDDRKAVSPSAPSSVGYTALERHFPLSQSIPEYILIQSPRDLRTPQALADLEQMASRIAQLPDVGLVSGVTRPLGEVPPEFRATYQAGLVGSRLADGSNQISQRSSDLNRLTAGANTLAGSLGDLRTQLNKIVPGLQSLLDASNSLKTKSGGDELVRNVDNAAKLVDAINALANDMGWKFSAAKDMFAWINPVLNALQANPVCDADVSCATTRGQFERLVGERNSGRLDEINQLAHQLGNSPGNKATLSATVTKLNASLMSVMNGLQAMGLDKPGGPQAGLNQLRQGADRLAGGSQQVAGGVDQLVGQIKVIVNGLNQASAFLLTMKTNAADPAQAGFNIPAEVLNNPDFQRAAKAFISPDGHSVRYLVQTKLNPFSPEAMDQVNQISDVAKGAQPNTTLADATISMGGFPTALRDTRDYYQHDIQFIIAATLIVVLLTLMVLLRAIVAPLYLVGSVVLSYFAAIGIGVLTFQFLLGQQLHWTVPPLAFVVLVAVGADYNMLFVSRMRDESTNSVRYGIIRALNSTGGVITAAGLIFAASVGGLLFSSIGIVVQGGFVIGVGILLDTFVVRTITVPAIAALVGWANWWPSQVSKRQRPSVTSPPPAAPATQAG
- a CDS encoding condensation domain-containing protein, encoding MRIGTITVGALDEWTLSPGSVTSWHATSAAAEKARQAPVSLVPVSYMQSQHLRNYYERNEAGLNFSRQIIASCDVAGQCDISAMDHALNAYLRRHDTFRSWFERAEDGTFVRHSISDPSEIEFEPVTQGHMTVDEIRNHVIDIPSPLEWGCFTFGIIQSENHFTFFAAMDHVHGDATLIGTTMMEANGMYSALSGGGQALTLPDAGSFDDFCTREREFTSALTLDSPGVRAWIDFAENNNGTFPEFPLPLGNPAEATTSTMTSLSLMSPEQTDRFESACSTAGSRFVGGLFACLGLVEHEFTGAVTYYGLTPRDSRTASDNFMTQGWFTGLIPITVPIAATSFNEAAYAAQTAFDSSLDMSRVPYYRVLELAPWLKWPEPNFPVSNFFHGGAAPLNAILAAGELGLADNIGIYPDGRFSYQLTIYIFRYGEGTAMAIMHPDNPIAEKSALRYMEAMKSVCGRVADTGHWGRVA